One Glycine max cultivar Williams 82 chromosome 4, Glycine_max_v4.0, whole genome shotgun sequence DNA segment encodes these proteins:
- the LOC100817513 gene encoding (-)-isopiperitenol/(-)-carveol dehydrogenase, mitochondrial — MAESANSIHNSGQKKLAGKVAIITGGASGIGEETARLFAHHGARMVVIADIQDDLGIQVAASIGSHRCSYVRCDVTDEDQVKNLVDSTVNAHGQLDIMFSNAGILSPSDQTILDLDFSAYDRLLAVNARGTAACVKHAARSMVERRVRGSIVCTASVSASHGGLRRTDYVMSKHAVKGLMRAASAQLGAHGVRVNCVSPSGLTTPLTRAAHAAMETKELQKQYAQSSRLKGVFLTPKHVADAVLFLACGDSEFVTGHDLVVDGCFDGV, encoded by the exons ATGGCTGAATCAGCAAACTCAATCCACAACAGTGGCCAGAAAAAGTTAGCCGGCAAAGTTGCCATAATCACCGGCGGAGCCAGCGGCATCGGCGAAGAGACGGCGCGTCTGTTTGCTCACCATGGTGCACGAATGGTTGTGATTGCAGACATCCAAGATGACCTGGGTATCCAAGTAGCAGCATCCATTGGCTCTCACAG GTGCAGCTATGTCCGTTGTGACGTGACAGACGAAGACCAAGTCAAAAACCTCGTGGATTCCACGGTCAACGCTCACGGCCAGCTGGACATCATGTTCAGCAACGCGGGCATCCTCAGTCCCTCCGACCAGACAATCCTCGACCTCGACTTCTCCGCGTACGACCGTCTCCTCGCCGTGAACGCGCGGGGCACGGCAGCGTGCGTGAAGCACGCAGCGCGGTCGATGGTGGAGCGGCGCGTGAGGGGCAGCATTGTGTGCACGGCGAGCGTGTCAGCGTCGCACGGCGGCCTGCGGCGAACCGACTACGTGATGTCGAAGCACGCGGTGAAGGGGCTCATGCGCGCGGCCAGCGCGCAGCTTGGAGCGCATGGTGTTAGGGTGAACTGCGTCTCGCCGAGTGGGTTGACCACGCCGCTGACACGTGCCGCGCATGCCGCGATGGAGACGAAGGAGTTGCAGAAGCAGTACGCGCAGAGCTCTAGGTTGAAAGGTGTCTTTTTGACGCCGAAGCATGTCGCGGATGCGGTGCTGTTTCTTGCGTGCGGTGACTCCGAGTTTGTAACCGGACACGATCTTGTGGTGGACGGTTGTTTTGACGGtgtttag